Proteins from one bacterium genomic window:
- a CDS encoding KH domain-containing protein encodes MKQLAEYIVKSLVDNPDKVQLSEMESEKTTILEIKVDESDVGKIVGKQGRIIKSIRIILQAAAAKKGKRVVVEMLN; translated from the coding sequence ATGAAACAACTAGCTGAGTATATCGTTAAGTCCCTTGTTGATAACCCAGACAAGGTACAGCTTTCTGAAATGGAAAGCGAAAAGACAACCATCCTTGAAATAAAGGTGGATGAGAGTGATGTTGGAAAGATAGTAGGCAAGCAGGGTAGGATAATCAAATCAATAAGGATAATCCTCCAAGCCGCAGCGGCAAAGAAGGGAAAAAGGGTTGTGGTTGAAATGCTTAATTGA
- the rpsP gene encoding 30S ribosomal protein S16, producing MVKIRLKRMGAKKAPSYRIVVMEEKTRRDGRAIDELGSYHPKTKQATFVDLSKIEEWIKKGAQLTTTVKRLVESYKKGG from the coding sequence ATGGTAAAGATTAGGCTTAAGAGAATGGGGGCTAAAAAGGCTCCCTCATATAGAATCGTGGTTATGGAGGAAAAAACCAGAAGGGATGGAAGGGCAATTGATGAACTTGGGTCTTATCATCCAAAAACAAAACAAGCAACCTTTGTTGATCTTTCAAAAATAGAGGAATGGATAAAAAAAGGAGCACAATTGACCACTACTGTAAAAAGATTAGTGGAATCTTACAAAAAAGGAGGATAA